The following DNA comes from Nothobranchius furzeri strain GRZ-AD chromosome 19, NfurGRZ-RIMD1, whole genome shotgun sequence.
CTAATTTACAGATGTGCCATTAATTTCTATAGGAAGTATTAATCTTAATCACCTGCATACTTTATAACTACATAATCATTTACTTTCCTGTGTTAGGTCTTGATGCGTTACTGGCAGACAGTGACTGGCGCTCCCTGCTTGTGGTCGGTGCGTATTGCACCCTGGAGTGTCTGGTTCCCCCTGCTCTGCTTTTCTCTACACTTCCTCTGCTGGTCCATCATCTGTAGCATCCTCATGATTTTTGATTACCCAGAACTACTGGGCATCAAGCAGGTGAGAAAGTCATGTATCAAAGAAACATGTTAGATATGTTTTTTTCCTCAAGCAAATGATTAAGACAGTCCTAGAatttaaaactacatttaaatTGTTGTTATGAAGCTTGGGGTGTCTAATGTAGCATTCCAAAGAGTTTGTGCGGCCTGGTTTAGCACAAACTCtttggtatgctacattagaCACCATAAGCTTCATAAcaaagctaatgctaatgcttgcCCTACCAACTCATAAGGCTATCCTGACTACCGCTAATGCTAACTAAACCTAtcgctaatgctagcccaagctactgctaattgtCTTAttggatgagaggaaaacaacaaagaagaatgcTGGAGCACCACTCATGTTCCAGAATGTACTGGTGGTATCCAGGCTATGAATGGATCCCAGATACATCCATAGGATGGGATCCAAATGCTCGTCTTCATTCCTCCACAAGCCCTCTCATCTCAACATCAGTTGGTTTATTTTCATTCATCTCCCAGTGTGGACCTCAGCCGGGCCAACACTCACTCTGGGGTTGTATTTGGCCATTTTTCTGGGCTCCTGTGCCATTTTGAGCTCCAACAAAGTTTCGTAGAACTGTTTTCAATTGTAAAAAAGTGTTCTAGTACACCTTTAAAACCATAAAACCCTGATTATACCTATTTCTTGGCTCTTTTAGGTGTACTACAAGAGTCTCGGTTTAGGAGACCCCTTGTCTCATAAATCACTTCCTGCTCAGCGACTCCTGTCCCACTTCCGCCACCCAGTGTTCCTGGAGCTGGTGGTCATCCTGTGGCTCCTGCCGGCCCTGTCCCTGGACAGGCTTCTGCTGGCGGGGATGCTGTCCACCTACATGGCCCTGGCTCACTCGCTGGACAAACTGGATTTAGCCTACCTCTGTACGCAGTTTAGAAACAAGGTGCACCTCATTGCAGAACAACAGCGAGGCAGCGTTGATGCCACAATAGACCAGAACAGCAGCAATCACATGGAAAAGTGATCTTAATATTAATTTCAACTTTAACTGCAGCTGTAGTCTAAAGCGAGGCGGCAGTTTTTGTCACTTTGTATGTGACAAAGTGGAGAGTTGTGCCATTTAAAGGAAGTGctgcatttttttttataaacgtTTACGTTGCCtggaactcagaatgtgtttctgtgttttcGTTTAAACTCAGTCTCATTTAAACACAGATTTCACACTGGAAACGCCCTAGTTTGTCACAGCTCGATTGAGAAATCACTAATAAAATGTAAAGGCATTTCTTTTACAATTTATGCAACAGAATTATGGACGCTCATGTGTCTGGTCTAATGTGACAAACTGGGTTAATATTGTCATTGATAAATCAGGAACTTgagtttatgttgttttatttcacaagtttctctaattttcattatattttcaTTAAATATCATTAATGTTGGTATTTTATATTATTTGGCTTTTATGATGTCTGATTTACTTATATAATTGTTGCTTCTTGTTTAAACTGTAatgcaacattttaaatgaaTAATGTGGTTTATTTTTATAGCAGAAAATCACTGACTTGTCTAATTTATCTGGAACTTTTGGAGGAGGAAAACTGGCAACATGGTGGTCATTTTTTCAGCGACATTAATTGATTAAAGGTTGAAATTGACTAAACAATCATTGGGTTGTCACTTTTTGCTGTAAAGGTTCATCTTTAGCCAGATATCAGTAACATAAATGAAATATAATAAAGCAAAAATGTAATGCAGTTTAGCTGCATCACAAACTCTCGAGAGGTTTAAACATGTAATAATGTTCTTTTTCACtaaaaaatgaaatgttttattCAGAAGGTTGAAATTTGTAGAACAGCAGAGCATTTTAGCATTTCTTTAATTGAAATGAGAATAAACTGGATTAGGATTAGGAATTTCCTCAAAAATCTGCGATCATCAACTGGACatctgccctctagtggagagTCTGAATACTGCATGCGTGCAGTTTTTATACCTGTACTTTTATCAGATAATTACAGAAGTACATGCTGATTTGATTACATTAcaagtttatttttaatataaaacAATTTTATACATTCAGACGTTTTGTGTCTTCTATCTGCCGTTTGCCAAACTTTTCATGCTGAATATTTCACCCACTCTTTTGATCTTCTCAGATTAAATTAAATACAAACATGGCTGTCAAACTGATCCGGATTGAGTAAAAGCAAAGTAACCTGCGTGCCGCGTGGAGCTGATCATGCCGCGGCTGCTGCAGCTTTGCGCTTTGGCAAATCTGGCAATATAGTCTGTTTTatagcctcctcctcctccttcctcctcctcctcctactggACGGAGAGATGggccgagggggggggggggggggggtcaggagcCGGGCAGACGGCTGTGCTCTTTAAACGCCTTTTCTTTGGTCCTACAATATGGTGTGTGCCACTAAACTCTCCTGACGGCGTTGAGTGTAATTATCGGATTACAGCCTTTGCAGTCCTGGAATAACCGCAACGGCAACCGAGGCGACTCCGAGCCTTCATGCAACGCATTTTCAGACAAATGATGCGGGTTTTGCAGCCGTTTTGACCTCCAGGTTATCAGCTTCAACTCGTAATTGTTGCTTCCGGAGAAATGAAGTTTCTGTCTTGGAGAGGAGCGCGTTACGCACGAGTGGAGATGTAAAGTGGAGCTGAATCCGGTGGAGTTTGACTGGTAAGCTGGTTTTTAGTGACCGTACTCATCATTTATTTCTTTAAGTTAAAATATAATTTaataattaaaaagaggaaaagcAGGGTTGACTTTCTCAAAACTTCATTTGTGAATAAAGTTATATGTTTTAGTCAAAGAATCTGAGAAAAAAGTTGTTTTATTTGATTCTTTGTTGTGTTTGCAGTCGAGTTTCCAGACCCGCTGAGGAGAGGCTCTGATCGTTCTGTCCAAAAGAGGCGCACCACGTTTTTGTTATGTCTGTGTCCTCTCTGCCGGAATGGAAGCAACTTCTTCTGGAGAgaaagaggagagaggaggaagaACGGGAGAGGAGAGAAAAGGAGGAAGAGGACAAGTTAGCGAACATGCCTGCGTGGAAGCGAGGGATCATTCAGCGAAGGAAGGCAAAGCAGGAGAATCTGGGCGACAGGGAGAAGGATAAAGACGTGTGTTTGCTGCAGGTGGACGTCAGATCTCCTTCTGATGGCCTCAGTGACACGGACAGCTCCATCACCGTCAATCTGGGGAGTGACATGTCCCTCAGTCCAGATCCGGGACAGTGGCTGGATGCTGAGCCTAAACCTGCTAGTCAGGTGTCCATGGAAACCATAGTTCCAGTCCATGAAAACCCATTTATCCGCACGCAAAGCGTGTGGCGAAAAGGCAGAGATGCTGAAATCGGGAATGAGTCTGACATTAAGGATAAGGACAAATCAGGCCTCAGGGGTCAAGATGTGGAGACGAACAGAGGACGAGATACAGAGCTGAAAATAGAGAGGTTTAGGGATTTAACTCAGGGATGGGATAAGGAGAAGGCCAGGGATAGGAGTCTGGGAAGAGAACGAGAGAACAGCCGAGAAAGGTGGGACAAAGACAAAAAGCAACAGAAGGATGCTGCGAGGGAGCAGGAAAAAGAAATCCAACCACTGTCAGGTGCGTTTCCCCCCGCTGTTCCGTGTCTTCGGACCATCCGAGCtgacaatatcatcatcatcgaaCAGGAAAGCAAAGgtggcgacgagcagaggggaAGATGGAGAGAGGTGGACGGGGAGAGGCCTGAAGAGGACCAGCATGGGAAAAGAGGGATGAAGATGGACCTGAGGGAGATTCTGGCCGGAGGAGGGAGTGTCACTGAGATCCGAGCTTCTGAAGTTCTGATCATAAAACCTTCAGTCAGCACTGAAGAGAGGACTACtggagaaaagggaggagaggagggggaAACCAGGTGCAGTGTGGAGAGTTTGGGGAGGGAACTGAGAGCAGACATGTCCTGGCTGAGAGAAAAAGAGAAGGAAAGACCGTGGGGCCAGGCGACAGTTATTAAAGATGACGGTAAAGACAGCTCAGATGATTGTGTGTTTGTTGAGAGGGGAGGGAGAGTCAGCCAGCTGCTGAGCAAATTTGGGGAACACCCAAAGCCTCCATCAAGATCCAAAAGTTCGGATAATTTCCTCCAGCCGGGAAGGAGAAAATACTCAGGAGAAGAAGATGACCAACAATCTGACAGGATGAAGAGCGATGGAACAAACGTGTCCAGCAAAAGCGTTCCAAAACGCTCCTTCAGCTTCTCAGATCGAGTCATCAGCGCCGTGGAGAATGGTGACAAAAGATGCACGCAGTCAGATAAAAGTGTGGCGCCGTGGGCAGATGCAGCCGTTCTGGCAAAGCTCAAACAGGGCTGCGCACGGCTTTTAGATAAAGAGCGCTTCGGAAAGTACAGAGATGTAAAAAACGAGGATCATAAGGGAGATGTGGTGCAAAGAAATGAGGCGGAGGCATGGAAAAAGCACCGGAGCGAACTCAGGAAAGTGGAACTTGTGGAAAAGAGAGCGACAGAGAAAGTAGCTGAGACAGATGGAGACAAGGGTTTCACTGTAGCATCACTTAAAAACACGGAAGGAATATCGTTTGCGAGAAGAGTGCCGATCAGGCAGGATGGGAGAACAAGAGCTGAAAGGGAAGCGAGGCGACTGACGAGGGAGAAGAGTTTGGAAAACATGGAAAAAGATTCTGATTCAGGAAAAGCCAAGGCGCACGTTATTGACAAGCCTGGTGTTCGGAGAGACGATGGGTTAGAAAACAACGACGTAGAAGCGCTCAGTCCTAATGAAGCTCAATATAGACACGATTCTGCGTTCACCGAGTGCTCCAGTCTTCTCTGCACAGTTCTGGATCGAGTCCATCAAAGAGGACCGGAGTGGAGCGGGACAGGACCACAAGGACCCTACCTCACACATTGTGCTTCAGCTCAACAAACTGAGACTCTCATAAGCAAAGTAGAAAAACTAGGAGACACAACTGTTTATACGAACGAGAGAGGAGAAACGGCTTACAAGGCTTCTCCTGAAGTGACAAAAGAAAACCAACAGgaagcacaaacaggaagtctgaCTCAAGAGGCAACCACCAGATCTCCGAAAAGGATCACACCCTTTGGGATGCTTCAAGGGCCTCTGGAAATTCAGATCCCCAGGACTGTGTTTTATGTTGCAGAAGACATGGTGGAGAGAAAAAAGAGTGAGTGTCAAAGCAGCGATGGGCAAGACCGCGATGGAGGACAACAGGTTGAAAGGCGGGACAGCTGGAGGGTTGGGAAACCCTTGAGTCGCATCGAGTCCCTGCGAGAGAAGATCAGACAGCGAGAGCTGGAGAAGCAGAGGCAAAGAGAGGCTCAGGGTGGAGCAGCAGAGACCTGTGACGCTCAGACAGGTGAGGTCGGGTATGAAGAGAGGGGAAGTGAACAAGAGAGAGAGTGGGAAGCTGCGGCTTGTGAGCAGACGAGGCCGGTCGACGCAGAGAGGATGCAGGAAGAGGCAGCGGAGCAGACATCCACGACTGCATGTGatgtcaaacaggaagtcggcgtgTTGAAAACCTGCCCTCAGCTTCCTGTTTCTGTCCCCCACACACTAGACGAGAGCGGAGGAGAAGCCTTGGGCAAGTGCTGCTCTGCCGCCGCTGAAGACACCTCTGACAGCTCCCAGATATCCGGGGATGAAGACGACCCCCTGAAATATGTAGAAGCGAAACCGGGGTGCCACAGGGGTCGATACGAGAGcacggaagaagaagaagacgacgagGAAGAGGAAAAGGAAAAGGAGCTATCAGAGGAGAAGGTACCTTTTGATTCTATATCATCTCTCTCCTCTTCACCACTTAATCCCAACTCTCTGGAAGCCATGAGCCGGATCTACAACCTGGACACTGTGGGTTCGAGATCGGGACTGTGTCTGAGGGAGAGGACGGTGGAAGTCCCGCCAACTCTGCACCTCGTCAAAGTGAAGCCACTCGTTTCGAGCTGTCAGCAGGGGGACAGCAAAGCCCCGGCAGGTGACAACATTTGTGGCGTTCAGCGGCAGATCGAGCAGTTTAAGCTGAAAGAGCAGGAAGTGCTGAAGTCATGTTCAAACGCTTCTTCTAAGGACAGAGAAACCAAAGGGCAGCAAAGCCCCAAAGGCGTGTTAAAACACCACATAAAGGACGATGAAGAAACACCAGAACTGAACCTCAAAGAGTCCCCCCGCCGAAACTGTTCTCCAACATCTCAGCTCAAGCAAACCGTCACCCCCCCATTTCAGAGGACCCAATCTCCAGAAAACTCTCTGAAACCTGCAAACTGTGCTCCAACTCCAGCCTCCTCCCCCAGTTTGTCCTCACCTTCCAACTCCCCCAGCGCCTCCCCATCACCCACCCCATCGCCGAAGCTCTTCACCATCAAGAGTGCTTCTGGGGGTATGGTCAAGAGAGGCGCCACTGTCACAATTACCCCGAGGAGGCCTGTCGCAGGAAGGGTGACGGACTCCAAGCCTCGGCCGACAGCAGCAGAGTCCACTAAGGGTTCATCTCAACCAACGACCCCCGCTGTGGACGAACCAGTGAAGAAGAAATACCCAGCGGTGGAGGAAATCAAGGTGATCGGTGGATATCAACACCTGGAGAAGTCCTGTCTGGTCAAGAATAGAGGAACACCCAAAAACGTGAGTTGCGTTAGTCTTTTATTCATGAAATTACAAGAATAACTGCTTTTAGTCCATCTAAAAGTTATCGATGTTGGGGTtggaattaaaagttttactgaaTTGGTGCAAAAATTTTGTCTTTCTGTGATATTTTTACCCATTTTGCCACCTTGCAGAATCCCCTTTCACTGGGAGAACATCCCTGTTGATTGCCTACAATCACAGAGGAGCTAAGCCGGTTAAAGCCTTATCAAGCACGACATCTTGATTCTTAGCCATCAAGTCCCCGGAGAGATCTCTTCTACCCTTTGCTCCTGTGCTCTAAATCTCCGGAGACATTTGGTCTTCTAATTAAAACTCATAACATGTGGTCTGACGGGTTTGAAGCATTTCAAGACAGACAGGCGATGGTGGCGTCTAGGCCatcgtcagagagagagagagagaagctatGAAGGAACGCACAAAATTACACAGCCAACTCCTTCCTTGTCTGCGTTTTTGTGCCTTGCTTCTGCCTGCCTTACACCAAACGTATGTATGTGTGAAAACATACATTCACACTCTTGTTTACAGTAATTCAGCCTGATCAGCCTCAAACGACTCTGGTGAATCTCAAAGTTCATGCTCCAAGTTTTGTTTCTCTTTCTTTTATATTTAGATAAGCTGTGTAACCGATGGAAGGATAAAGTTGCTCCAAAAATTAGATTCAGAGTTTTTTTTATACATCCTGTGAAGACGCATCTTACTCCTTTTTGGACTTTTGCTGCCCTCTGGATGAGTCCCATTGCTGTTTTTGGCGTTTTAGAGATGTTAAACTTTTGAAATTCTCCCCTAATGAGGATCCACCGAGGACCGCTTCCTCGTTTCCTTTCACCAATCTTCGCATCAGAGCTGAGTCAGCTCTTGCCGCCCTTCAGACAAATCGTTCTTTGTGTGGCCCTGGCTCTCGTCGAGCGGTGGTTTGGATAGTTCCACCGCAGCTTCGGCAGAGTGGGTCTGAGCACGCTGACCTTCCACGGTGCCGCTGACTCATACCAACAGTGTTACATTACAGATCATTACAGAACAGTAATGAGGAACGGTCTGTTTTGTTGACAGTTATTCTGCGatgattaaccctttgatgcataatggtcactacagtggacaggtactcaaaattgttatttatttgtttttgctattaagcacagctgttgaagactttattgcatttgagcccctccgtttggacttcagtaagccaagccaacatatttcatgctcagaatgcacgctgtccactgaggtggacatgtaataaattatttgtaaattataaaattttacaaaaaatatttgttgaaatttgtttcattcacacctaaatacgaatgaaaaaaattgttaaaaaaatcatggttgaagatttcataattcatgcatcaaagggttaaaggctCACAGAACCTCCCTGCATGTTTTCGCTCACTTCCTCTTTTGCCTTTCTGGTCTTCCTCTAAATAAGGAAAGTGATTGACAAGAGGAAGGGATGCGCCGTCCACTTTTTGAGTCCCCGAACTCTGGTTCTCAAAGACTCTCAGTTATTCTGTTAAACCTATTTTTAAATGACTTTCCATGAACATGTCATTCCGACTCTGATGACGGTCGTCTTTAGCTGCGGGAGGCAATGACCGTGAAGTGATTTTCTGACCACCTGTTGCTCTCACGTTGATGCTCCTCAGACGGCTTGACGTCAGACTTCCTTCCCCTCCCCCTCTAAACCATCAGATCACAGTAGGGGAGGAGAACTGCTTCTGGCTCTTCCTCTTCTGCTTAATTTGTGCTTTAATCTGATTATTTATTGGACATTTATGCGTGAAATGCTCCCTAAATTAGCTGCACAAAGAATTGTGCAGCTAAACGTATTGAGTTCGTCTTTGCTGGTGTCTCTGTTTTACCCGGTGCCCCTGCTGTCCTGAAGTGTGAGCCTGGGTTAATCGGGGTGAGGTAGAGAGGATTACCCCTTCTGAGTGCACCTTTTCTCTGGAGACATCCACGGTTCAGGTTAAAGCAGCTTCATCTGGCCTCTGCTGTTTATACCATGCTGACCACTGAATAAACAGCCTCCACACGGCCATATTTGACCTTTTTAGGAAAACCAGAACTTCAGTTTTCACTTCCGCCTCGACATGTTCATCACAACAAGCGCACGAAGTGTGAAGAGTGTCCCACAACTGCACACATTTAATTATTTTATCTAAAATTTGCAGGGGAAGGTGTGTTTTGATGAGGAGCAGCTGGAACAGGTATGCGAGTACCCGTCAGAGACCTTCATGCTGATGTTGAGCCCCCTACCTCCTGACCTGGAGAGTAATGAGAGGCAACAAGGTGAGGAGGCACAAGAGGATGAAGGCGAAGGTGAGGAAGGCGAAGTTGTGTTCAAGACCATGAAGAGCGTGGGGATTGCAACGGGACCACGAATAAGAGTGGGTCAGTGTCACCCTCTTCTCAGAAAACACAGCGTGTAGTAGGGATGTCTTCAGTGATGTTTGTGCTTTCCTGACAAACTTtctcacatttatttatttagcagaagaATGTTTGAATATTAG
Coding sequences within:
- the ppp1r18 gene encoding zinc finger CCCH domain-containing protein 13 isoform X1; this translates as MSVSSLPEWKQLLLERKRREEEERERREKEEEDKLANMPAWKRGIIQRRKAKQENLGDREKDKDVCLLQVDVRSPSDGLSDTDSSITVNLGSDMSLSPDPGQWLDAEPKPASQVSMETIVPVHENPFIRTQSVWRKGRDAEIGNESDIKDKDKSGLRGQDVETNRGRDTELKIERFRDLTQGWDKEKARDRSLGRERENSRERWDKDKKQQKDAAREQEKEIQPLSGAFPPAVPCLRTIRADNIIIIEQESKGGDEQRGRWREVDGERPEEDQHGKRGMKMDLREILAGGGSVTEIRASEVLIIKPSVSTEERTTGEKGGEEGETRCSVESLGRELRADMSWLREKEKERPWGQATVIKDDGKDSSDDCVFVERGGRVSQLLSKFGEHPKPPSRSKSSDNFLQPGRRKYSGEEDDQQSDRMKSDGTNVSSKSVPKRSFSFSDRVISAVENGDKRCTQSDKSVAPWADAAVLAKLKQGCARLLDKERFGKYRDVKNEDHKGDVVQRNEAEAWKKHRSELRKVELVEKRATEKVAETDGDKGFTVASLKNTEGISFARRVPIRQDGRTRAEREARRLTREKSLENMEKDSDSGKAKAHVIDKPGVRRDDGLENNDVEALSPNEAQYRHDSAFTECSSLLCTVLDRVHQRGPEWSGTGPQGPYLTHCASAQQTETLISKVEKLGDTTVYTNERGETAYKASPEVTKENQQEAQTGSLTQEATTRSPKRITPFGMLQGPLEIQIPRTVFYVAEDMVERKKSECQSSDGQDRDGGQQVERRDSWRVGKPLSRIESLREKIRQRELEKQRQREAQGGAAETCDAQTGEVGYEERGSEQEREWEAAACEQTRPVDAERMQEEAAEQTSTTACDVKQEVGVLKTCPQLPVSVPHTLDESGGEALGKCCSAAAEDTSDSSQISGDEDDPLKYVEAKPGCHRGRYESTEEEEDDEEEEKEKELSEEKVPFDSISSLSSSPLNPNSLEAMSRIYNLDTVGSRSGLCLRERTVEVPPTLHLVKVKPLVSSCQQGDSKAPAGDNICGVQRQIEQFKLKEQEVLKSCSNASSKDRETKGQQSPKGVLKHHIKDDEETPELNLKESPRRNCSPTSQLKQTVTPPFQRTQSPENSLKPANCAPTPASSPSLSSPSNSPSASPSPTPSPKLFTIKSASGGMVKRGATVTITPRRPVAGRVTDSKPRPTAAESTKGSSQPTTPAVDEPVKKKYPAVEEIKVIGGYQHLEKSCLVKNRGTPKNGKVCFDEEQLEQVCEYPSETFMLMLSPLPPDLESNERQQGEEAQEDEGEGEEGEVVFKTMKSVGIATGPRIRVGQCHPLLRKHSV
- the nrm gene encoding nurim; amino-acid sequence: MASVTIRKWGLCAVSLLNLLFVFISGADFIRFLSFRAIYHNITGETRLCQDSIPWSVALRDSSVHWSLAVDVCLVALFTAQHSLLAWSPVKQVLQSALGTLNRTFYCFTTALALQVLMRYWQTVTGAPCLWSVRIAPWSVWFPLLCFSLHFLCWSIICSILMIFDYPELLGIKQVYYKSLGLGDPLSHKSLPAQRLLSHFRHPVFLELVVILWLLPALSLDRLLLAGMLSTYMALAHSLDKLDLAYLCTQFRNKVHLIAEQQRGSVDATIDQNSSNHMEK
- the ppp1r18 gene encoding zinc finger CCCH domain-containing protein 13 isoform X2, coding for MSVSSLPEWKQLLLERKRREEEERERREKEEEDKLANMPAWKRGIIQRRKAKQENLGDREKDKDVCLLQVDVRSPSDGLSDTDSSITVNLGSDMSLSPDPGQWLDAEPKPASQVSMETIVPVHENPFIRTQSVWRKGRDAEIGNESDIKDKDKSGLRGQDVETNRGRDTELKIERFRDLTQGWDKEKARDRSLGRERENSRERWDKDKKQQKDAAREQEKEIQPLSGAFPPAVPCLRTIRADNIIIIEQESKGGDEQRGRWREVDGERPEEDQHGKRGMKMDLREILAGGGSVTEIRASEVLIIKPSVSTEERTTGEKGGEEGETRCSVESLGRELRADMSWLREKEKERPWGQATVIKDDGKDSSDDCVFVERGGRVSQLLSKFGEHPKPPSRSKSSDNFLQPGRRKYSGEEDDQQSDRMKSDGTNVSSKSVPKRSFSFSDRVISAVENGDKRCTQSDKSVAPWADAAVLAKLKQGCARLLDKERFGKYRDVKNEDHKGDVVQRNEAEAWKKHRSELRKVELVEKRATEKVAETDGDKGFTVASLKNTEGISFARRVPIRQDGRTRAEREARRLTREKSLENMEKDSDSGKAKAHVIDKPGVRRDDGLENNDVEALSPNEAQYRHDSAFTECSSLLCTVLDRVHQRGPEWSGTGPQGPYLTHCASAQQTETLISKVEKLGDTTVYTNERGETAYKASPEVTKENQQEAQTGSLTQEATTRSPKRITPFGMLQGPLEIQIPRTVFYVAEDMVERKKSECQSSDGQDRDGGQQVERRDSWRVGKPLSRIESLREKIRQRELEKQRQREAQGGAAETCDAQTGEVGYEERGSEQEREWEAAACEQTRPVDAERMQEEAAEQTSTTACDVKQEVGVLKTCPQLPVSVPHTLDESGGEALGKCCSAAAEDTSDSSQISGDEDDPLKYVEAKPGCHRGRYESTEEEEDDEEEEKEKELSEEKVPFDSISSLSSSPLNPNSLEAMSRIYNLDTVGSRSGLCLRERTVEVPPTLHLVKVKPLVSSCQQGDSKAPAGDNICGVQRQIEQFKLKEQEVLKSCSNASSKDRETKGQQSPKGVLKHHIKDDEETPELNLKESPRRNCSPTSQLKQTVTPPFQRTQSPENSLKPANCAPTPASSPSLSSPSNSPSASPSPTPSPKLFTIKSASGGMVKRGATVTITPRRPVAGRVTDSKPRPTAAESTKGSSQPTTPAVDEPVKKKYPAVEEIKVIGGYQHLEKSCLVKNRGTPKNGKVCFDEEQLEQVCEYPSETFMLMLSPLPPDLESNERQQGEEAQEDEGEGEEGEVVFKTMKSVGIATGPRIRVDESCPW